One window of the Nocardioides jiangxiensis genome contains the following:
- a CDS encoding type II secretion system F family protein, which translates to MGALVGLGVGVGLLLVWSSFQPPVVRPGRRQARLPDLLGRAGLDGIAVRTVVAASAVCAVTAGLAVLATAGAWPVSLVFALIGGYLPFAALQGRARRRQRDVAEVWPEAVDNLASAVRAGMSLPEALGALGTRGPAALRPAFAAFALDYQVSGRFPDALDRLKDRLADPVGDRVVEALRIAREVGGGDLGRLLRNLSSFLRQDARTRSELESRQAWTVSGARLAVAAPWLVLLMLSFQPDVIARYSSPGGAVVIFGGAACCLVAYRLMIRIGRLPSERRVLA; encoded by the coding sequence GTGGGTGCGCTCGTCGGGCTCGGAGTGGGCGTCGGCCTGCTGCTCGTGTGGTCGTCGTTCCAGCCCCCGGTCGTGCGGCCGGGCCGCCGGCAGGCGCGGTTGCCCGACCTGCTGGGGCGCGCCGGGCTCGACGGCATCGCGGTACGCACGGTCGTGGCTGCCAGTGCCGTGTGTGCCGTCACGGCCGGCCTCGCGGTGCTGGCGACCGCAGGTGCCTGGCCCGTTTCGCTGGTCTTCGCCCTGATCGGCGGCTACCTCCCGTTCGCCGCCCTGCAGGGGCGAGCGAGACGCCGGCAGAGGGACGTCGCGGAGGTCTGGCCGGAAGCAGTCGACAACCTCGCCAGCGCCGTGCGGGCCGGGATGTCGCTGCCCGAGGCCCTCGGTGCGCTCGGGACGAGAGGGCCTGCCGCCCTGCGCCCCGCCTTCGCCGCCTTCGCGCTCGACTACCAGGTGAGCGGGAGGTTCCCTGACGCGCTGGACCGCCTGAAGGACCGGCTGGCCGACCCGGTCGGGGATCGCGTCGTGGAGGCGCTGCGGATCGCGCGGGAGGTCGGCGGCGGTGACCTCGGCCGCCTGCTGCGCAACCTCTCGTCGTTCCTCCGCCAGGATGCGCGGACCCGCTCCGAACTCGAGTCGCGACAGGCGTGGACGGTCTCCGGTGCCCGTCTGGCGGTGGCGGCACCGTGGCTGGTGCTTCTGATGCTCTCCTTCCAACCGGACGTCATCGCGCGCTACTCCTCACCGGGCGGAGCCGTGGTGATCTTCGGTGGTGCCGCCTGCTGCCTCGTGGCCTACCGGTTGATGATCCGCATCGGGCGTCTGCCCTCCGAGCGCCGGGTGCTGGCATGA
- a CDS encoding CpaF family protein — protein MRLHDEHSLTGQVGRVADPSRVITEVVARVSGFGALQPYLEDDEVEEIWINKPSEVFVSRRGRHELTSTVLTRAEVAELIERMLKSSGRRIDMSQPFVDAMLPDGNRLHVVLEGISRGFSAVNIRKHTLRATRLADLVELGSLSPRAASFLEASVRAGLNLLVAGATQSGKTTFLNCLAASIPGSDRVVSAEEVFELRFPHPDWVAMQTRQTGLEGTGEITLRDLVKESLRMRPSRIIVGEVRAEESLDMLLALNSGLPGMCTVHANSARDALVKLSALPLLAGPNVHAGFVTPAVASSIDLVVHLGIDHAGVRRVQEVVAVPGRIEQGVIETEPLFVRDDAELRYVGGMPPHVERFGRAGIDVHAVLAGR, from the coding sequence GTGCGCCTCCACGACGAGCACAGCCTGACCGGTCAGGTGGGTCGCGTCGCCGACCCGTCGCGCGTCATCACCGAGGTCGTCGCCCGGGTCTCGGGCTTCGGGGCCCTCCAGCCCTACCTCGAGGACGACGAGGTGGAGGAGATCTGGATCAACAAGCCGTCGGAGGTCTTCGTGAGCCGCCGCGGCCGGCACGAGCTGACCTCGACCGTGCTCACCCGGGCCGAGGTCGCCGAGCTCATCGAGCGGATGCTGAAGAGCAGTGGCCGACGGATCGACATGAGCCAGCCCTTCGTCGACGCGATGCTGCCGGATGGCAACCGGCTGCACGTCGTGCTCGAGGGCATCTCGCGCGGGTTCAGCGCGGTCAACATCCGCAAGCACACCCTGCGTGCCACCCGGCTCGCTGATCTCGTCGAGCTCGGGAGCCTGTCCCCGCGAGCTGCGAGCTTCCTCGAGGCGAGCGTCCGGGCCGGGCTCAACCTGCTGGTCGCAGGAGCGACCCAGTCGGGCAAGACGACCTTCCTCAACTGCCTCGCCGCGTCCATCCCCGGCTCGGATCGTGTCGTGTCGGCGGAGGAGGTGTTCGAGCTGCGCTTCCCCCATCCCGACTGGGTCGCGATGCAGACCCGTCAGACCGGGCTCGAGGGCACGGGGGAGATCACCCTCCGTGACCTGGTCAAGGAGTCCCTGCGGATGCGGCCGAGCCGGATCATCGTCGGCGAGGTCCGGGCCGAGGAGAGCCTCGACATGCTGCTCGCGCTCAACTCCGGGCTGCCGGGCATGTGCACGGTCCACGCCAACTCCGCGCGAGACGCGCTCGTGAAGCTCTCCGCGCTGCCGCTGCTCGCCGGTCCCAATGTGCACGCAGGGTTCGTCACGCCGGCCGTCGCCAGCAGCATCGACCTCGTGGTGCACCTCGGCATCGACCACGCCGGCGTACGCCGGGTGCAGGAGGTGGTCGCCGTTCCCGGGCGGATCGAGCAGGGCGTCATCGAGACCGAGCCGCTCTTCGTGCGTGATGACGCTGAGCTCCGCTACGTCGGCGGGATGCCGCCGCACGTCGAGCGGTTCGGCCGGGCGGGGATCGACGTGCACGCCGTTCTGGCGGGACGCTGA
- the ligD gene encoding non-homologous end-joining DNA ligase codes for MSPAGTEVVTEVEGHRLTLSNLAKVLYPATGTTKGEVLDYYVRIAPVLLPHIADRAVTRIRWPHGVAKASFFEKNAPAGAPSWLRTVSVPTTGSRGSGEAGEINFPVVDGLAALVYLVNLASLELHVHQWQVDATGAPAAPDRMVVDLDPGEGAGLLQCCEVALLARALLAERDLEARPVTSGSKGLHLYVPLDGSLSSEGSTALAKEIAEELQAAHPALVTATMTKARRTGKVFFDWSQNSGSKTTVAPYSLRGKERPTVATPLTWDEVEAGAADEFGLDQFRYDEVLARVVDLGDLFA; via the coding sequence GTGAGCCCGGCCGGCACCGAGGTCGTCACCGAGGTCGAGGGGCACCGGCTCACGCTGAGCAACCTCGCGAAGGTGCTCTACCCCGCGACCGGCACGACGAAGGGCGAGGTGCTCGACTACTACGTGCGGATCGCGCCGGTCCTCCTGCCGCACATCGCCGACCGGGCCGTCACCCGGATCCGCTGGCCGCACGGCGTGGCCAAGGCGAGCTTCTTCGAGAAGAACGCACCCGCCGGCGCTCCGTCGTGGCTGAGGACGGTCTCCGTGCCGACGACGGGGTCGCGGGGATCGGGGGAGGCGGGGGAGATCAACTTCCCGGTCGTCGACGGCCTCGCTGCGCTGGTCTACCTGGTCAACCTGGCCTCCCTCGAGCTGCACGTGCACCAGTGGCAGGTCGACGCGACGGGCGCGCCCGCCGCCCCGGACCGCATGGTCGTCGACCTCGATCCCGGCGAGGGCGCCGGGCTCCTGCAGTGCTGCGAGGTGGCGCTGCTGGCACGCGCCCTGCTGGCGGAGCGCGACCTGGAGGCGAGGCCGGTGACCAGCGGGTCGAAGGGCCTGCATCTCTACGTGCCGCTCGACGGTTCGCTGAGCTCCGAGGGGTCGACGGCGCTGGCGAAGGAGATCGCCGAGGAGCTGCAGGCGGCGCATCCGGCGCTGGTCACCGCGACGATGACGAAGGCGCGGCGTACCGGAAAGGTCTTCTTCGACTGGTCGCAGAACTCCGGGTCGAAGACCACCGTCGCGCCCTACTCGCTGCGGGGGAAGGAGCGGCCGACGGTGGCGACACCCCTCACCTGGGACGAGGTCGAAGCCGGTGCCGCAGACGAGTTCGGACTCGACCAGTTCCGCTACGACGAGGTCCTGGCGCGCGTCGTGGACCTCGGCGATCTCTTCGCCTGA
- a CDS encoding mechanosensitive ion channel, with protein sequence MDIQEFNDRYDVVGTLGKVGIAIAILVITWIIAKIVAKVFAKLVTKVPALQKAGADGQSLGASLGSIASLLVWLFGLMAILQLFGLTQVLAPVQNMLNGVFAFLPNIIGAGLVFVVGAILAKIVRQLVETALSAVPFDRWLGNGSRKLETAAGVADTPGYAAPAPVEAGLSARSIISMLGLVVYSMIMLVVAISALQILDIQAISEPATQMLQKIMDAIPNIIAGAVLLGIGVLIAGFVTALLTELLSGLGIDRGLRSMEVLPAGKSAVPAITKIVQVAIVLVFAVAATRLLGFAEITNFLQEILALGGKVAFGGAIIAAGFVVASVLAKLVGGSAANIVRIATLVLFGAMGLKYMGLADSIINLAFGSLVVGGAAAAALAFGLGGREAAARQLAKLQNQNSGPQI encoded by the coding sequence GTGGATATTCAGGAGTTCAACGACCGCTACGACGTGGTCGGCACGCTGGGGAAGGTCGGCATCGCGATCGCGATCCTGGTCATCACGTGGATCATCGCCAAGATCGTGGCGAAGGTCTTCGCGAAGCTGGTCACGAAGGTGCCGGCGCTGCAGAAGGCTGGTGCTGACGGCCAGAGCCTCGGCGCCTCACTGGGCTCGATCGCCTCGCTGCTGGTCTGGCTCTTCGGGCTGATGGCGATCCTCCAGCTCTTCGGCCTCACCCAGGTGCTGGCGCCGGTCCAGAACATGCTCAACGGCGTCTTCGCCTTCCTGCCGAACATCATCGGCGCGGGCCTGGTCTTCGTCGTCGGCGCGATCCTCGCGAAGATCGTCCGGCAGCTGGTGGAGACCGCGCTCAGCGCGGTGCCGTTCGACAGGTGGCTCGGCAACGGGAGCCGAAAGCTGGAGACCGCGGCGGGCGTCGCCGACACGCCGGGGTACGCCGCGCCGGCACCCGTCGAGGCTGGCCTCTCGGCCCGCTCGATCATCTCGATGCTCGGTCTGGTCGTCTACTCGATGATCATGCTGGTCGTGGCCATCTCGGCCCTCCAGATCCTCGACATCCAGGCGATCTCGGAGCCGGCGACGCAGATGCTGCAGAAGATCATGGACGCGATCCCCAACATCATCGCCGGCGCCGTCCTGCTCGGCATCGGCGTGCTGATCGCGGGCTTCGTGACGGCCCTGCTGACCGAGCTGCTCAGCGGTCTCGGCATCGACCGCGGCCTGCGGTCGATGGAGGTCCTCCCGGCCGGCAAGAGCGCCGTCCCGGCGATCACCAAGATCGTCCAGGTCGCGATCGTGCTGGTCTTCGCGGTCGCGGCGACGCGGCTGCTCGGGTTCGCGGAGATCACGAACTTCCTGCAGGAGATCCTGGCGCTCGGCGGCAAGGTCGCCTTCGGCGGCGCGATCATCGCGGCGGGCTTCGTGGTCGCCTCGGTGCTCGCCAAGCTGGTCGGCGGCAGCGCGGCCAACATCGTCCGGATCGCCACGCTGGTGCTCTTCGGCGCGATGGGCCTGAAGTACATGGGCCTGGCCGACTCGATCATCAACCTGGCCTTCGGTTCGCTCGTCGTGGGTGGCGCTGCCGCCGCGGCGCTCGCCTTCGGCCTGGGTGGTCGTGAGGCGGCGGCCCGCCAGCTCGCGAAGCTGCAGAACCAGAACAGCGGTCCGCAGATCTGA
- the ligD gene encoding non-homologous end-joining DNA ligase, which yields MPFVPPMLATKGDRVPDGPDWVHEVKWDGIRVIVHVDADGVRVWSRNGNERTRDFPRLAGLAALGRSMVLDGELAAADEAGLPTFGALQRGGQPRLYVFDLLELDGRDLTTLAWVDRRAQLEALHLGDDAWLVPPTYDDGEMLLEATRQQGLEGIVSKLRSAAYRPGVRSRDWLKFPHRPRRSVVIGGWRGEKGSDARLGALLVGEPTPDGLVFRGRVGSGLAGRAGLALLPMLADLGRADSPFVTPIAKADALGTHWVEPVVVVDVESLGMTGDGRLRQPSYQGVRQDLVPADLEGQS from the coding sequence ATGCCGTTCGTGCCTCCGATGCTCGCCACCAAGGGCGACCGCGTGCCCGACGGGCCTGACTGGGTCCACGAGGTGAAGTGGGACGGCATCCGCGTGATCGTGCACGTGGATGCCGACGGGGTGCGGGTGTGGTCGCGCAACGGCAACGAGCGCACCCGCGACTTCCCCCGGCTCGCCGGGCTCGCGGCACTCGGCCGGAGCATGGTCCTCGACGGTGAGCTCGCCGCAGCCGACGAGGCGGGCCTGCCCACCTTCGGCGCCCTGCAGCGCGGCGGGCAGCCGCGTCTCTACGTCTTCGACCTGCTCGAGCTCGACGGTCGCGACCTGACCACGCTGGCGTGGGTCGACCGGCGTGCCCAGCTCGAGGCCCTGCACCTCGGCGACGACGCCTGGCTCGTCCCCCCGACGTACGACGACGGGGAGATGCTGCTCGAAGCCACCCGGCAGCAGGGGCTCGAGGGGATCGTCTCCAAGCTGCGGTCGGCGGCGTACCGTCCGGGGGTGCGCAGTCGCGACTGGCTGAAGTTCCCCCACCGGCCACGGCGTTCGGTGGTGATCGGCGGATGGCGTGGCGAGAAGGGCAGCGACGCCCGGCTCGGGGCATTGCTGGTCGGCGAGCCGACGCCGGACGGCCTGGTCTTCCGGGGGCGGGTCGGGAGCGGTCTCGCCGGACGTGCCGGCCTGGCGCTGCTGCCGATGCTGGCCGACCTGGGCCGTGCCGACAGCCCCTTCGTCACGCCGATCGCGAAGGCCGACGCGCTGGGCACCCACTGGGTGGAGCCGGTCGTGGTCGTGGACGTGGAGTCGCTGGGCATGACCGGCGACGGCCGCCTGCGCCAGCCGTCGTACCAAGGAGTCCGGCAGGACCTCGTCCCGGCCGACCTCGAGGGCCAGTCGTGA